From one Rattus norvegicus strain BN/NHsdMcwi chromosome 7, GRCr8, whole genome shotgun sequence genomic stretch:
- the Hmg20b gene encoding SWI/SNF-related matrix-associated actin-dependent regulator of chromatin subfamily E member 1-related isoform X1 — MSHGPRQPGAATAPAGGKTPGQHGAFVVAVKQERSEGPRAGEKGPQEEEARPRPHAPDPAHSSQSPSQGHSPLLQPVKKRGWPKGKKRKKILPNGPKAPVTGYVRFLNERREQIRTRHPDLPFPEITKMLGAEWSKLQPAEKQRYLDEAEKEKQQYLKELWAYQQSEAYKVCTEKIQENKIKKEDSSSGLMNTLLNGHKGVDCGDGFSTFDVPIFTEEFLDQNKALQDQFQGSDSCPAAREAELRRLRKMNVAFEEQNAVLQRHTQSMNSARERLEQELALEERRTLALQQQLQAVRQALTASFASLPVPGAQPRPQLWARPQPRARPQDVLLGPAPIPRQAPLPQYLSHLPDADLPVARTGETPTLGTLDFYMARLHGAIERDPAQHERLIARVKEILARVASEHL; from the exons ATGTCCCACGGTCCCCGGCAGCCAGGCGCAGCCACCGC ACCTGCGGGAGGCAAGACTCCGGGCCAGCATGGGGCCTTTGTAGTGGCTGTCAAGCAGGAGCGCAGCGAAGGTCCCCGTGCCGGAGAGAAGGGGccccaggaggaggag GCTAGGCCCCGCCCACACGCCCCAGACCCCGCCCACAGTTCTCAGAGCCCCTCCCAAGGACACAGCCCCCTCCTGCAGCCAGTGAAGAAGCGAGGCTGGCCCAaaggcaagaaaagaaagaagattcTCCCCAATGGGCCCAAGGCCCCGGTCACGGGCTATGTTCGCTTCCTGAACGAGAGGCGGGAGCAGATTCGCACCCGACATCCGGACCTTCCCTTCCCGGAGATCACCAAGATGTTGGGCGCGGAGTGGAGCAAGCTGCAGCCAGCAGAGAAGCAG CGGTACCTGGAtgaggcagagaaggagaaacagcAGTACTTGAAGGAGCTGTGGGCATACCAGCAGTCAGAGGCCTACAAGGTCTGCACCGAGAAgatccaagaaaacaaaataaaaaaag AGGACTCCAGCTCTGGGCTCATGAACACCCTCCTGAATGGACACAAG GGTGTGGACTGCGGCGATGGCTTTTCAACCTTTGATGTTCCCATCTTCACTGAAGAGTTTTTGGACCAAAACAAAG cactccagGACCAGTTCCAGGGCTCTGACTCCTGTCCTGCAGCACGCGAGGCAGAGCTGCGGCGCCTGCGGAAGATGAACGTGGCTTTCGAGGAGCAGAACGCAGTGCTGCAGCGCCACACTCAGAGCATGAACAGCGCTCGTGAGCGTCTGGAGCAAGAGCTGGCGCTGGAGGAGCGGCGCACGCTGGCGCTGCAACAGCAACTGCAGGCTGTGAGACAAGCGCTCACGGCTAGTTTCGCCTCTCTGCCGGTGCCCGGTGCGCAGCCCCGCCCACAGCTCTGGGCCCGCCCACAGCCCCGGGCCCGCCCACAGGACGTTCTGTTAGGCCCCGCCCCAATTCCGCGCCAGGCTCCGCTTCCGCAGTATCTGTCCCATCTACCGGACGCGGACCTGCCTGTTGCGC GCACCGGGGAGACGCCGACGCTCGGAACGCTGGACTTCTACATGGCGCGGCTTCACGGAGCCATCGAGCGCGACCCGGCGCAGCACGAGAGACTGATCGCGCGCGTCAAGGAGATCCTGGCGCGAGTAGCCAG CGAGCACCTGTGA
- the Hmg20b gene encoding SWI/SNF-related matrix-associated actin-dependent regulator of chromatin subfamily E member 1-related isoform X2, producing the protein MSHGPRQPGAATAPAGGKTPGQHGAFVVAVKQERSEGPRAGEKGPQEEEARPRPHAPDPAHSSQSPSQGHSPLLQPVKKRGWPKGKKRKKILPNGPKAPVTGYVRFLNERREQIRTRHPDLPFPEITKMLGAEWSKLQPAEKQRYLDEAEKEKQQYLKELWAYQQSEAYKVCTEKIQENKIKKEDSSSGLMNTLLNGHKGVDCGDGFSTFDVPIFTEEFLDQNKAREAELRRLRKMNVAFEEQNAVLQRHTQSMNSARERLEQELALEERRTLALQQQLQAVRQALTASFASLPVPGAQPRPQLWARPQPRARPQDVLLGPAPIPRQAPLPQYLSHLPDADLPVARTGETPTLGTLDFYMARLHGAIERDPAQHERLIARVKEILARVASEHL; encoded by the exons ATGTCCCACGGTCCCCGGCAGCCAGGCGCAGCCACCGC ACCTGCGGGAGGCAAGACTCCGGGCCAGCATGGGGCCTTTGTAGTGGCTGTCAAGCAGGAGCGCAGCGAAGGTCCCCGTGCCGGAGAGAAGGGGccccaggaggaggag GCTAGGCCCCGCCCACACGCCCCAGACCCCGCCCACAGTTCTCAGAGCCCCTCCCAAGGACACAGCCCCCTCCTGCAGCCAGTGAAGAAGCGAGGCTGGCCCAaaggcaagaaaagaaagaagattcTCCCCAATGGGCCCAAGGCCCCGGTCACGGGCTATGTTCGCTTCCTGAACGAGAGGCGGGAGCAGATTCGCACCCGACATCCGGACCTTCCCTTCCCGGAGATCACCAAGATGTTGGGCGCGGAGTGGAGCAAGCTGCAGCCAGCAGAGAAGCAG CGGTACCTGGAtgaggcagagaaggagaaacagcAGTACTTGAAGGAGCTGTGGGCATACCAGCAGTCAGAGGCCTACAAGGTCTGCACCGAGAAgatccaagaaaacaaaataaaaaaag AGGACTCCAGCTCTGGGCTCATGAACACCCTCCTGAATGGACACAAG GGTGTGGACTGCGGCGATGGCTTTTCAACCTTTGATGTTCCCATCTTCACTGAAGAGTTTTTGGACCAAAACAAAG CACGCGAGGCAGAGCTGCGGCGCCTGCGGAAGATGAACGTGGCTTTCGAGGAGCAGAACGCAGTGCTGCAGCGCCACACTCAGAGCATGAACAGCGCTCGTGAGCGTCTGGAGCAAGAGCTGGCGCTGGAGGAGCGGCGCACGCTGGCGCTGCAACAGCAACTGCAGGCTGTGAGACAAGCGCTCACGGCTAGTTTCGCCTCTCTGCCGGTGCCCGGTGCGCAGCCCCGCCCACAGCTCTGGGCCCGCCCACAGCCCCGGGCCCGCCCACAGGACGTTCTGTTAGGCCCCGCCCCAATTCCGCGCCAGGCTCCGCTTCCGCAGTATCTGTCCCATCTACCGGACGCGGACCTGCCTGTTGCGC GCACCGGGGAGACGCCGACGCTCGGAACGCTGGACTTCTACATGGCGCGGCTTCACGGAGCCATCGAGCGCGACCCGGCGCAGCACGAGAGACTGATCGCGCGCGTCAAGGAGATCCTGGCGCGAGTAGCCAG CGAGCACCTGTGA
- the Hmg20b gene encoding SWI/SNF-related matrix-associated actin-dependent regulator of chromatin subfamily E member 1-related isoform X3, producing MSHGPRQPGAATAPAGGKTPGQHGAFVVAVKQERSEGPRAGEKGPQEEEPVKKRGWPKGKKRKKILPNGPKAPVTGYVRFLNERREQIRTRHPDLPFPEITKMLGAEWSKLQPAEKQRYLDEAEKEKQQYLKELWAYQQSEAYKVCTEKIQENKIKKEDSSSGLMNTLLNGHKGVDCGDGFSTFDVPIFTEEFLDQNKALQDQFQGSDSCPAAREAELRRLRKMNVAFEEQNAVLQRHTQSMNSARERLEQELALEERRTLALQQQLQAVRQALTASFASLPVPGAQPRPQLWARPQPRARPQDVLLGPAPIPRQAPLPQYLSHLPDADLPVARTGETPTLGTLDFYMARLHGAIERDPAQHERLIARVKEILARVASEHL from the exons ATGTCCCACGGTCCCCGGCAGCCAGGCGCAGCCACCGC ACCTGCGGGAGGCAAGACTCCGGGCCAGCATGGGGCCTTTGTAGTGGCTGTCAAGCAGGAGCGCAGCGAAGGTCCCCGTGCCGGAGAGAAGGGGccccaggaggaggag CCAGTGAAGAAGCGAGGCTGGCCCAaaggcaagaaaagaaagaagattcTCCCCAATGGGCCCAAGGCCCCGGTCACGGGCTATGTTCGCTTCCTGAACGAGAGGCGGGAGCAGATTCGCACCCGACATCCGGACCTTCCCTTCCCGGAGATCACCAAGATGTTGGGCGCGGAGTGGAGCAAGCTGCAGCCAGCAGAGAAGCAG CGGTACCTGGAtgaggcagagaaggagaaacagcAGTACTTGAAGGAGCTGTGGGCATACCAGCAGTCAGAGGCCTACAAGGTCTGCACCGAGAAgatccaagaaaacaaaataaaaaaag AGGACTCCAGCTCTGGGCTCATGAACACCCTCCTGAATGGACACAAG GGTGTGGACTGCGGCGATGGCTTTTCAACCTTTGATGTTCCCATCTTCACTGAAGAGTTTTTGGACCAAAACAAAG cactccagGACCAGTTCCAGGGCTCTGACTCCTGTCCTGCAGCACGCGAGGCAGAGCTGCGGCGCCTGCGGAAGATGAACGTGGCTTTCGAGGAGCAGAACGCAGTGCTGCAGCGCCACACTCAGAGCATGAACAGCGCTCGTGAGCGTCTGGAGCAAGAGCTGGCGCTGGAGGAGCGGCGCACGCTGGCGCTGCAACAGCAACTGCAGGCTGTGAGACAAGCGCTCACGGCTAGTTTCGCCTCTCTGCCGGTGCCCGGTGCGCAGCCCCGCCCACAGCTCTGGGCCCGCCCACAGCCCCGGGCCCGCCCACAGGACGTTCTGTTAGGCCCCGCCCCAATTCCGCGCCAGGCTCCGCTTCCGCAGTATCTGTCCCATCTACCGGACGCGGACCTGCCTGTTGCGC GCACCGGGGAGACGCCGACGCTCGGAACGCTGGACTTCTACATGGCGCGGCTTCACGGAGCCATCGAGCGCGACCCGGCGCAGCACGAGAGACTGATCGCGCGCGTCAAGGAGATCCTGGCGCGAGTAGCCAG CGAGCACCTGTGA
- the Hmg20b gene encoding SWI/SNF-related matrix-associated actin-dependent regulator of chromatin subfamily E member 1-related isoform X5 produces the protein MSHGPRQPGAATAPAGGKTPGQHGAFVVAVKQERSEGPRAGEKGPQEEEARPRPHAPDPAHSSQSPSQGHSPLLQPVKKRGWPKGKKRKKILPNGPKAPVTGYVRFLNERREQIRTRHPDLPFPEITKMLGAEWSKLQPAEKQRYLDEAEKEKQQYLKELWAYQQSEAYKVCTEKIQENKIKKEDSSSGLMNTLLNGHKGVDCGDGFSTFDVPIFTEEFLDQNKALQDQFQGSDSCPAAREAELRRLRKMNVAFEEQNAVLQRHTQSMNSARERLEQELALEERRTLALQQQLQAVRQALTASFASLPVPGTGETPTLGTLDFYMARLHGAIERDPAQHERLIARVKEILARVASEHL, from the exons ATGTCCCACGGTCCCCGGCAGCCAGGCGCAGCCACCGC ACCTGCGGGAGGCAAGACTCCGGGCCAGCATGGGGCCTTTGTAGTGGCTGTCAAGCAGGAGCGCAGCGAAGGTCCCCGTGCCGGAGAGAAGGGGccccaggaggaggag GCTAGGCCCCGCCCACACGCCCCAGACCCCGCCCACAGTTCTCAGAGCCCCTCCCAAGGACACAGCCCCCTCCTGCAGCCAGTGAAGAAGCGAGGCTGGCCCAaaggcaagaaaagaaagaagattcTCCCCAATGGGCCCAAGGCCCCGGTCACGGGCTATGTTCGCTTCCTGAACGAGAGGCGGGAGCAGATTCGCACCCGACATCCGGACCTTCCCTTCCCGGAGATCACCAAGATGTTGGGCGCGGAGTGGAGCAAGCTGCAGCCAGCAGAGAAGCAG CGGTACCTGGAtgaggcagagaaggagaaacagcAGTACTTGAAGGAGCTGTGGGCATACCAGCAGTCAGAGGCCTACAAGGTCTGCACCGAGAAgatccaagaaaacaaaataaaaaaag AGGACTCCAGCTCTGGGCTCATGAACACCCTCCTGAATGGACACAAG GGTGTGGACTGCGGCGATGGCTTTTCAACCTTTGATGTTCCCATCTTCACTGAAGAGTTTTTGGACCAAAACAAAG cactccagGACCAGTTCCAGGGCTCTGACTCCTGTCCTGCAGCACGCGAGGCAGAGCTGCGGCGCCTGCGGAAGATGAACGTGGCTTTCGAGGAGCAGAACGCAGTGCTGCAGCGCCACACTCAGAGCATGAACAGCGCTCGTGAGCGTCTGGAGCAAGAGCTGGCGCTGGAGGAGCGGCGCACGCTGGCGCTGCAACAGCAACTGCAGGCTGTGAGACAAGCGCTCACGGCTAGTTTCGCCTCTCTGCCGGTGCCCG GCACCGGGGAGACGCCGACGCTCGGAACGCTGGACTTCTACATGGCGCGGCTTCACGGAGCCATCGAGCGCGACCCGGCGCAGCACGAGAGACTGATCGCGCGCGTCAAGGAGATCCTGGCGCGAGTAGCCAG CGAGCACCTGTGA
- the Hmg20b gene encoding SWI/SNF-related matrix-associated actin-dependent regulator of chromatin subfamily E member 1-related isoform X6 encodes MSHGPRQPGAATAPAGGKTPGQHGAFVVAVKQERSEGPRAGEKGPQEEEARPRPHAPDPAHSSQSPSQGHSPLLQPVKKRGWPKGKKRKKILPNGPKAPVTGYVRFLNERREQIRTRHPDLPFPEITKMLGAEWSKLQPAEKQRYLDEAEKEKQQYLKELWAYQQSEAYKVCTEKIQENKIKKEDSSSGLMNTLLNGHKGVDCGDGFSTFDVPIFTEEFLDQNKAREAELRRLRKMNVAFEEQNAVLQRHTQSMNSARERLEQELALEERRTLALQQQLQAVRQALTASFASLPVPGTGETPTLGTLDFYMARLHGAIERDPAQHERLIARVKEILARVASEHL; translated from the exons ATGTCCCACGGTCCCCGGCAGCCAGGCGCAGCCACCGC ACCTGCGGGAGGCAAGACTCCGGGCCAGCATGGGGCCTTTGTAGTGGCTGTCAAGCAGGAGCGCAGCGAAGGTCCCCGTGCCGGAGAGAAGGGGccccaggaggaggag GCTAGGCCCCGCCCACACGCCCCAGACCCCGCCCACAGTTCTCAGAGCCCCTCCCAAGGACACAGCCCCCTCCTGCAGCCAGTGAAGAAGCGAGGCTGGCCCAaaggcaagaaaagaaagaagattcTCCCCAATGGGCCCAAGGCCCCGGTCACGGGCTATGTTCGCTTCCTGAACGAGAGGCGGGAGCAGATTCGCACCCGACATCCGGACCTTCCCTTCCCGGAGATCACCAAGATGTTGGGCGCGGAGTGGAGCAAGCTGCAGCCAGCAGAGAAGCAG CGGTACCTGGAtgaggcagagaaggagaaacagcAGTACTTGAAGGAGCTGTGGGCATACCAGCAGTCAGAGGCCTACAAGGTCTGCACCGAGAAgatccaagaaaacaaaataaaaaaag AGGACTCCAGCTCTGGGCTCATGAACACCCTCCTGAATGGACACAAG GGTGTGGACTGCGGCGATGGCTTTTCAACCTTTGATGTTCCCATCTTCACTGAAGAGTTTTTGGACCAAAACAAAG CACGCGAGGCAGAGCTGCGGCGCCTGCGGAAGATGAACGTGGCTTTCGAGGAGCAGAACGCAGTGCTGCAGCGCCACACTCAGAGCATGAACAGCGCTCGTGAGCGTCTGGAGCAAGAGCTGGCGCTGGAGGAGCGGCGCACGCTGGCGCTGCAACAGCAACTGCAGGCTGTGAGACAAGCGCTCACGGCTAGTTTCGCCTCTCTGCCGGTGCCCG GCACCGGGGAGACGCCGACGCTCGGAACGCTGGACTTCTACATGGCGCGGCTTCACGGAGCCATCGAGCGCGACCCGGCGCAGCACGAGAGACTGATCGCGCGCGTCAAGGAGATCCTGGCGCGAGTAGCCAG CGAGCACCTGTGA
- the Hmg20b gene encoding SWI/SNF-related matrix-associated actin-dependent regulator of chromatin subfamily E member 1-related isoform X4, translated as MSHGPRQPGAATAPAGGKTPGQHGAFVVAVKQERSEGPRAGEKGPQEEEPVKKRGWPKGKKRKKILPNGPKAPVTGYVRFLNERREQIRTRHPDLPFPEITKMLGAEWSKLQPAEKQRYLDEAEKEKQQYLKELWAYQQSEAYKVCTEKIQENKIKKEDSSSGLMNTLLNGHKGVDCGDGFSTFDVPIFTEEFLDQNKAREAELRRLRKMNVAFEEQNAVLQRHTQSMNSARERLEQELALEERRTLALQQQLQAVRQALTASFASLPVPGAQPRPQLWARPQPRARPQDVLLGPAPIPRQAPLPQYLSHLPDADLPVARTGETPTLGTLDFYMARLHGAIERDPAQHERLIARVKEILARVASEHL; from the exons ATGTCCCACGGTCCCCGGCAGCCAGGCGCAGCCACCGC ACCTGCGGGAGGCAAGACTCCGGGCCAGCATGGGGCCTTTGTAGTGGCTGTCAAGCAGGAGCGCAGCGAAGGTCCCCGTGCCGGAGAGAAGGGGccccaggaggaggag CCAGTGAAGAAGCGAGGCTGGCCCAaaggcaagaaaagaaagaagattcTCCCCAATGGGCCCAAGGCCCCGGTCACGGGCTATGTTCGCTTCCTGAACGAGAGGCGGGAGCAGATTCGCACCCGACATCCGGACCTTCCCTTCCCGGAGATCACCAAGATGTTGGGCGCGGAGTGGAGCAAGCTGCAGCCAGCAGAGAAGCAG CGGTACCTGGAtgaggcagagaaggagaaacagcAGTACTTGAAGGAGCTGTGGGCATACCAGCAGTCAGAGGCCTACAAGGTCTGCACCGAGAAgatccaagaaaacaaaataaaaaaag AGGACTCCAGCTCTGGGCTCATGAACACCCTCCTGAATGGACACAAG GGTGTGGACTGCGGCGATGGCTTTTCAACCTTTGATGTTCCCATCTTCACTGAAGAGTTTTTGGACCAAAACAAAG CACGCGAGGCAGAGCTGCGGCGCCTGCGGAAGATGAACGTGGCTTTCGAGGAGCAGAACGCAGTGCTGCAGCGCCACACTCAGAGCATGAACAGCGCTCGTGAGCGTCTGGAGCAAGAGCTGGCGCTGGAGGAGCGGCGCACGCTGGCGCTGCAACAGCAACTGCAGGCTGTGAGACAAGCGCTCACGGCTAGTTTCGCCTCTCTGCCGGTGCCCGGTGCGCAGCCCCGCCCACAGCTCTGGGCCCGCCCACAGCCCCGGGCCCGCCCACAGGACGTTCTGTTAGGCCCCGCCCCAATTCCGCGCCAGGCTCCGCTTCCGCAGTATCTGTCCCATCTACCGGACGCGGACCTGCCTGTTGCGC GCACCGGGGAGACGCCGACGCTCGGAACGCTGGACTTCTACATGGCGCGGCTTCACGGAGCCATCGAGCGCGACCCGGCGCAGCACGAGAGACTGATCGCGCGCGTCAAGGAGATCCTGGCGCGAGTAGCCAG CGAGCACCTGTGA
- the Hmg20b gene encoding SWI/SNF-related matrix-associated actin-dependent regulator of chromatin subfamily E member 1-related isoform X8, producing the protein MSHGPRQPGAATAPAGGKTPGQHGAFVVAVKQERSEGPRAGEKGPQEEEPVKKRGWPKGKKRKKILPNGPKAPVTGYVRFLNERREQIRTRHPDLPFPEITKMLGAEWSKLQPAEKQRYLDEAEKEKQQYLKELWAYQQSEAYKVCTEKIQENKIKKEDSSSGLMNTLLNGHKGVDCGDGFSTFDVPIFTEEFLDQNKAREAELRRLRKMNVAFEEQNAVLQRHTQSMNSARERLEQELALEERRTLALQQQLQAVRQALTASFASLPVPGTGETPTLGTLDFYMARLHGAIERDPAQHERLIARVKEILARVASEHL; encoded by the exons ATGTCCCACGGTCCCCGGCAGCCAGGCGCAGCCACCGC ACCTGCGGGAGGCAAGACTCCGGGCCAGCATGGGGCCTTTGTAGTGGCTGTCAAGCAGGAGCGCAGCGAAGGTCCCCGTGCCGGAGAGAAGGGGccccaggaggaggag CCAGTGAAGAAGCGAGGCTGGCCCAaaggcaagaaaagaaagaagattcTCCCCAATGGGCCCAAGGCCCCGGTCACGGGCTATGTTCGCTTCCTGAACGAGAGGCGGGAGCAGATTCGCACCCGACATCCGGACCTTCCCTTCCCGGAGATCACCAAGATGTTGGGCGCGGAGTGGAGCAAGCTGCAGCCAGCAGAGAAGCAG CGGTACCTGGAtgaggcagagaaggagaaacagcAGTACTTGAAGGAGCTGTGGGCATACCAGCAGTCAGAGGCCTACAAGGTCTGCACCGAGAAgatccaagaaaacaaaataaaaaaag AGGACTCCAGCTCTGGGCTCATGAACACCCTCCTGAATGGACACAAG GGTGTGGACTGCGGCGATGGCTTTTCAACCTTTGATGTTCCCATCTTCACTGAAGAGTTTTTGGACCAAAACAAAG CACGCGAGGCAGAGCTGCGGCGCCTGCGGAAGATGAACGTGGCTTTCGAGGAGCAGAACGCAGTGCTGCAGCGCCACACTCAGAGCATGAACAGCGCTCGTGAGCGTCTGGAGCAAGAGCTGGCGCTGGAGGAGCGGCGCACGCTGGCGCTGCAACAGCAACTGCAGGCTGTGAGACAAGCGCTCACGGCTAGTTTCGCCTCTCTGCCGGTGCCCG GCACCGGGGAGACGCCGACGCTCGGAACGCTGGACTTCTACATGGCGCGGCTTCACGGAGCCATCGAGCGCGACCCGGCGCAGCACGAGAGACTGATCGCGCGCGTCAAGGAGATCCTGGCGCGAGTAGCCAG CGAGCACCTGTGA
- the Hmg20b gene encoding SWI/SNF-related matrix-associated actin-dependent regulator of chromatin subfamily E member 1-related isoform X7 translates to MSHGPRQPGAATAPAGGKTPGQHGAFVVAVKQERSEGPRAGEKGPQEEEPVKKRGWPKGKKRKKILPNGPKAPVTGYVRFLNERREQIRTRHPDLPFPEITKMLGAEWSKLQPAEKQRYLDEAEKEKQQYLKELWAYQQSEAYKVCTEKIQENKIKKEDSSSGLMNTLLNGHKGVDCGDGFSTFDVPIFTEEFLDQNKALQDQFQGSDSCPAAREAELRRLRKMNVAFEEQNAVLQRHTQSMNSARERLEQELALEERRTLALQQQLQAVRQALTASFASLPVPGTGETPTLGTLDFYMARLHGAIERDPAQHERLIARVKEILARVASEHL, encoded by the exons ATGTCCCACGGTCCCCGGCAGCCAGGCGCAGCCACCGC ACCTGCGGGAGGCAAGACTCCGGGCCAGCATGGGGCCTTTGTAGTGGCTGTCAAGCAGGAGCGCAGCGAAGGTCCCCGTGCCGGAGAGAAGGGGccccaggaggaggag CCAGTGAAGAAGCGAGGCTGGCCCAaaggcaagaaaagaaagaagattcTCCCCAATGGGCCCAAGGCCCCGGTCACGGGCTATGTTCGCTTCCTGAACGAGAGGCGGGAGCAGATTCGCACCCGACATCCGGACCTTCCCTTCCCGGAGATCACCAAGATGTTGGGCGCGGAGTGGAGCAAGCTGCAGCCAGCAGAGAAGCAG CGGTACCTGGAtgaggcagagaaggagaaacagcAGTACTTGAAGGAGCTGTGGGCATACCAGCAGTCAGAGGCCTACAAGGTCTGCACCGAGAAgatccaagaaaacaaaataaaaaaag AGGACTCCAGCTCTGGGCTCATGAACACCCTCCTGAATGGACACAAG GGTGTGGACTGCGGCGATGGCTTTTCAACCTTTGATGTTCCCATCTTCACTGAAGAGTTTTTGGACCAAAACAAAG cactccagGACCAGTTCCAGGGCTCTGACTCCTGTCCTGCAGCACGCGAGGCAGAGCTGCGGCGCCTGCGGAAGATGAACGTGGCTTTCGAGGAGCAGAACGCAGTGCTGCAGCGCCACACTCAGAGCATGAACAGCGCTCGTGAGCGTCTGGAGCAAGAGCTGGCGCTGGAGGAGCGGCGCACGCTGGCGCTGCAACAGCAACTGCAGGCTGTGAGACAAGCGCTCACGGCTAGTTTCGCCTCTCTGCCGGTGCCCG GCACCGGGGAGACGCCGACGCTCGGAACGCTGGACTTCTACATGGCGCGGCTTCACGGAGCCATCGAGCGCGACCCGGCGCAGCACGAGAGACTGATCGCGCGCGTCAAGGAGATCCTGGCGCGAGTAGCCAG CGAGCACCTGTGA